One window from the genome of Diabrotica virgifera virgifera chromosome 6, PGI_DIABVI_V3a encodes:
- the LOC126886060 gene encoding uncharacterized protein LOC126886060 yields the protein MEFKSKLNGKVLSGQSREIIANVMHFMQQEARDNVPLIDLKQVQKRVVRATGVSLSAIQAISNEMKCIQDGTASTFSTPNKKRNKSALKSNLDECDKGVLRRFIINFCTTEKQVPTLRRIHRKFSTEYNYNGSHESLRKAMKDIGFRWRKTKTNKKLLMEKPQIQQLRRNFLRDIKKYREDKRPIIYMDETYIHSSHTHSKSWSDHSNEGLRAPISKGQRLIIVHAGGENGFVKNAYLKFKSNTKTGDYHSEMNYENYKKWLQEMLIPNLPPRSVLVVDNAPYHNVQAEKCPTMSSTKSVMKDWLIKRNPPFSEDMLKVDLYSIVQSHKPRFKVHEIDRILGNSGHSVLRLPPYHPDLNPIELVWAALKKYVADKNVDFKFSDVDRFCDEFFETFSNEEWKKRCEHAKSFEKFFREKEPVLDVVFDKIIINLDEDSSSDFSDDNSESDSDFLGVEPL from the coding sequence ATGGAATTTAAATCCAAATTAAATGGAAAAGTTTTGTCCGGTCAAAGCCGAGAAATTATAGCAAATGTTATGCATTTTATGCAACAAGAAGCAAGGGACAACGTACCTCTAATAGATTTAAAACAAGTGCAAAAACGTGTTGTAAGAGCAACAGGTGTAAGTTTAAGCGCCATACAAGCGATTTCGAACGAAATGAAGTGCATCCAAGACGGTACAGCATCAACATTTAGTACtccaaataaaaaaagaaataagtcTGCTTTAAAATCGAACTTGGATGAGTGCGACAAAGGGGTGCTTCGtcgatttattattaatttttgtaCTACCGAAAAACAAGTTCCAACTTTACGACGAATACATAGAAAATTTTCCACTGAGTACAACTACAATGGTTCGCATGAATCATTGAGAAAAGCCATGAAGGATATAGGGTTTCGTTggagaaaaacaaaaactaataaaaaacttTTAATGGAAAAACCGCAAATCCAACAATTGAGGCGTAACTTTCTTCGAGATATTAAAAAATACCGAGAAGATAAGCGCCCTATCATTTACATGGACGAAACCTACATTCATTCTTCCCATACTCATTCGAAAAGTTGGAGCGACCATTCCAATGAGGGATTACGTGCTCCGATTTCAAAAGGTCAGAGACTGATTATAGTGCATGCAGGTGGAGAAAACGGTTttgtaaaaaatgcttatttgaaatttaaatcCAACACAAAAACAGGTGACTACCACAGTGAAATGAAttatgaaaattataaaaaatggcTTCAGGAAATGCTTATTCCCAATCTTCCTCCACGTAGTGTACTGGTTGTTGACAACGCTCCTTATCACAACGTGCAAGCTGAAAAGTGTCCTACTATGAGTTCAACGAAAAGTGTAATGAAAGACTGGCTAATAAAACGCAACCCGCCTTTTTCAGAAGATATGTTAAAAGTAGATCTTTATAGCATTGTACAAAGCCATAAACCCAGATTTAAGGTGCATGAAATTGACAGAATACTGGGTAATAGTGGTCATTCGGTATTACGGCTACCTCCGTATCATCCAGATCTGAATCCCATAGAATTAGTGTGGGCAGCTCTTAAGAAATACGTGGCTGATAAAAACGTTGACTTTAAGTTTAGTGATGTGGATCGTTTTTGCGATGAATTTTTTGAAACATTTTCAAATGAAGAGTGGAAAAAACGATGTGAACACGCTAAAAgtttcgaaaaattttttagggAAAAGGAACCTGTTCTAGAtgtagtttttgataaaataataattaatctTGATGAAGACAGTAGTAGTGATTTCAGTGATGATAATTCTGAGTCTGATAGTGATTTTTTAGGAGTTGAGCCTCTGTAA